The proteins below are encoded in one region of Sphingobacterium sp. R2:
- a CDS encoding MFS transporter codes for MIQEKSSRPIFSILFAVSMVHLLNDMIQGVIPATYPLLKEEHHLSFSQVGMITMVYQIAASIFQPVVGSFTDKHPVPYSQIIGMSFSLLGMLLFSKANSYEWILCSVFLVGVGSSIFHPESSRVAYMASGGRRSMAQSIFQIGGNAGTAMAPIIVAFLILPRGQQAIAWMCLFTIIGQFISYYIGSWYKEKLRNTARSTKRAIRVPDLPNGRIVMTVIILLLLIVSKYFYIASITNYFQFYTIKKFGISEVEAQVYLFYFLIAVAVGTLLGGAFGDRFGRKYVIWFSVLGVAPFALALPYVGLTMTGILIVMIGLILSSAFPAIIVYAQELLPKKLGMVSGLFYGFAFGMGGIGSAVLGWQADHTSVEFIYHLCSYLPLIGIVAYFLPDLQKTQYKEI; via the coding sequence ATGATACAAGAAAAATCGAGTAGACCTATCTTTTCAATTTTATTTGCCGTAAGCATGGTGCACCTTTTGAATGACATGATTCAGGGAGTGATACCAGCGACATATCCCTTGCTCAAAGAAGAACATCATCTGAGCTTTTCGCAGGTTGGGATGATCACAATGGTTTATCAGATAGCAGCATCAATATTCCAGCCTGTTGTGGGCTCATTTACAGACAAACATCCTGTTCCATATTCGCAGATTATCGGAATGTCTTTTTCTCTGCTTGGTATGCTTTTATTTTCAAAAGCAAACAGTTATGAATGGATCTTATGTTCTGTCTTTCTCGTGGGGGTTGGATCCTCAATTTTTCATCCCGAATCGTCTCGCGTAGCTTACATGGCGTCAGGTGGAAGAAGGAGTATGGCGCAATCTATTTTTCAGATCGGTGGAAATGCGGGGACGGCTATGGCCCCAATTATTGTCGCCTTTTTGATTTTACCGAGAGGACAGCAGGCAATCGCATGGATGTGCCTATTCACAATCATTGGCCAATTTATATCTTATTATATCGGGAGTTGGTATAAAGAAAAGCTTCGAAATACAGCTAGATCGACGAAGCGAGCGATACGCGTGCCAGATTTACCCAATGGTCGGATCGTTATGACTGTGATTATCCTCCTACTGTTGATCGTATCAAAATATTTCTATATCGCAAGTATCACAAATTACTTTCAGTTTTATACCATCAAAAAATTTGGGATCAGTGAAGTAGAAGCCCAGGTTTATCTCTTTTATTTTCTTATTGCAGTTGCTGTCGGAACCCTATTAGGAGGAGCATTCGGCGATCGATTTGGCCGTAAATATGTTATCTGGTTTTCTGTATTGGGCGTTGCACCATTTGCATTGGCATTACCGTATGTCGGACTTACTATGACAGGGATATTGATCGTCATGATCGGATTAATTTTATCATCAGCTTTTCCAGCGATTATTGTTTATGCACAGGAGCTATTGCCGAAAAAACTAGGCATGGTTTCAGGTTTATTTTACGGCTTTGCATTTGGAATGGGCGGAATAGGATCAGCTGTGCTAGGTTGGCAGGCAGATCACACTTCTGTCGAGTTTATTTATCACTTATGCTCTTATCTTCCCTTGATCGGTATCGTAGCTTATTTTCTTCCCGATCTGCAAAAAACACAATACAAAGAGATTTAA
- a CDS encoding class I SAM-dependent rRNA methyltransferase, with amino-acid sequence MKSVYLNKGKDKAAWQLHPWVFSGAIKSLSDKIEDGEVVGVYNAEREFIAYGLFHNSSRVAIRLLEWNPQTQIDAAWWRSRVQKAIAARQHLLQKDVTNTVRLIFAEADFLPGLIADKYADFISIQVHSVGLEKVKSIIIDELNALLQPKGIYERSDLKSREHEGLPDTNGLLYGELPPEFVDVVENGIHYKVNIIDGQKSGFYCDQRENRQLTANYVSNKRVLDCFCYSGGFTLNSLKNGASEVISVDSSALAIETLEKNIIENGFEPSRHRAILADVNKQLRKFIDAGEKFDMIVLDPPKYAPSRSALERASRAYKDLNRRGLMLLNSGGLLATFSCSGAMDMDTFKQVLAWAALDAGKEIQFIRQFHQPEDHPVRASFPEGEYLKGLLVRVL; translated from the coding sequence ATGAAATCAGTTTATTTGAATAAGGGTAAGGATAAAGCTGCGTGGCAATTGCATCCTTGGGTATTTTCTGGAGCAATTAAATCATTGTCCGATAAAATTGAAGATGGCGAAGTTGTTGGTGTTTACAATGCTGAACGTGAATTTATTGCCTATGGTCTATTTCACAATAGCTCGCGCGTAGCCATTCGTTTATTGGAATGGAATCCTCAAACGCAGATTGACGCAGCGTGGTGGCGTTCACGCGTCCAAAAGGCTATTGCGGCACGACAGCATCTATTGCAGAAAGATGTGACGAATACTGTTCGTTTAATCTTTGCTGAAGCAGATTTTCTTCCTGGACTTATTGCAGATAAATATGCAGATTTTATATCTATCCAGGTTCACTCCGTTGGGCTTGAGAAAGTTAAATCAATTATTATCGATGAATTAAATGCTCTGCTGCAGCCGAAGGGAATTTATGAACGTAGCGATCTGAAATCCCGTGAACATGAGGGACTACCCGATACCAATGGGCTTTTGTATGGAGAACTTCCACCAGAATTTGTTGACGTTGTCGAAAATGGTATCCATTATAAGGTGAACATTATTGATGGACAAAAATCCGGATTCTATTGCGATCAACGAGAAAACCGTCAGCTCACAGCCAACTACGTTTCGAATAAGCGAGTCCTGGATTGTTTTTGCTATTCGGGTGGCTTTACATTGAATAGCCTGAAAAACGGAGCATCGGAAGTAATTTCCGTAGATAGCTCTGCGCTGGCTATTGAAACCCTGGAAAAGAATATTATTGAAAATGGATTTGAACCCAGTCGGCATAGAGCAATATTGGCGGATGTAAATAAGCAATTACGCAAATTTATCGATGCGGGGGAAAAATTTGATATGATAGTCTTGGACCCGCCCAAGTATGCACCATCACGATCAGCCTTGGAAAGAGCATCTCGAGCCTACAAAGATCTCAACCGCCGCGGTTTGATGTTGTTAAATAGTGGTGGTTTGTTAGCAACATTTTCTTGTTCAGGCGCGATGGATATGGATACCTTCAAACAAGTGCTTGCTTGGGCAGCGTTGGACGCAGGTAAAGAAATTCAGTTCATCAGACAGTTCCATCAACCTGAAGACCATCCTGTGCGCGCCTCTTTTCCCGAAGGAGAATATCTGAAAGGATTGTTGGTCCGCGTATTATAA
- the thrC gene encoding threonine synthase — protein MKFYSTNNKTLKVSFKDAVFNSLPADKGLYMPEAIPQLDPLFIKNIQQHSLQEIAFEVAYTLLGDDIPKEDLKQIVNDAINFDAPVKFLTDNTAVLELFHGPSYAFKDFGARFMSRVMGYFSQTDDKLLDVLVATSGDTGGAVALGFLGVEGTRVTILYPKGKVSEVQELQLTTNGQNIRAIEVEGTFDDCQALVKQAFNDSELNAVLRLTSANSINIARLIPQTFYYFYAYAQLKSQGINEVIFTVPSGNFGNIGAGLLAYKMGLPVKHFVAATNVNDTVPRFLSSGLYEPLPSVQTLSNAMDVGNPSNWVRIQDIFGGDVNELKSMLSSYTFTDEETERGMQKLFEESNYIACPHTAIAWLGARAYANEYPGHYASVFLSTAHPCKFPDAIAADVFEKIVLPKGAEDLQGREKLAEPLKVDFEAFKKYLINHN, from the coding sequence ATGAAATTTTATAGCACAAATAATAAAACATTAAAAGTTTCCTTTAAAGATGCGGTCTTCAATTCGCTACCAGCAGACAAAGGATTGTATATGCCGGAAGCGATCCCTCAATTGGATCCATTATTTATTAAGAATATTCAGCAGCATTCTTTACAGGAGATTGCATTTGAAGTCGCTTACACGCTCTTGGGGGATGATATTCCCAAAGAAGATTTAAAGCAAATCGTGAACGACGCGATTAACTTCGATGCTCCCGTAAAATTTTTGACCGACAACACAGCTGTGCTCGAACTTTTCCATGGGCCTTCTTACGCCTTTAAGGATTTTGGGGCTCGATTTATGAGCAGAGTAATGGGGTATTTTTCGCAGACGGATGACAAATTACTGGATGTGCTTGTTGCGACCTCTGGTGATACTGGTGGAGCTGTTGCCTTGGGATTTTTGGGTGTTGAGGGAACGCGCGTAACCATCTTATACCCCAAAGGTAAAGTGTCCGAGGTTCAGGAATTGCAATTGACTACAAATGGACAAAACATTCGTGCAATTGAAGTGGAAGGTACATTTGACGACTGCCAGGCATTAGTGAAACAGGCTTTTAATGATTCCGAACTAAATGCCGTCTTACGCTTGACTTCAGCCAATTCAATAAATATAGCACGATTAATCCCCCAGACATTCTATTACTTCTATGCGTACGCGCAATTGAAGTCGCAAGGAATCAATGAGGTCATATTTACAGTGCCGAGCGGCAATTTTGGTAATATTGGGGCAGGCCTATTAGCCTATAAAATGGGGTTGCCTGTCAAACATTTTGTTGCGGCAACAAATGTTAATGATACCGTACCCAGATTCCTTTCATCAGGTTTATATGAACCCCTGCCTTCAGTACAAACATTGAGCAATGCGATGGATGTTGGAAACCCGAGCAACTGGGTTCGTATACAGGATATCTTTGGAGGAGATGTGAACGAATTAAAAAGTATGTTATCTTCCTATACTTTTACAGACGAAGAAACAGAAAGAGGAATGCAGAAGTTATTTGAAGAATCGAACTATATCGCCTGTCCACATACAGCAATTGCATGGCTTGGCGCTCGTGCTTATGCAAATGAATATCCTGGTCACTATGCTTCGGTTTTCTTATCTACTGCTCATCCCTGCAAATTCCCTGATGCAATCGCTGCAGATGTGTTTGAAAAGATAGTTCTGCCTAAAGGAGCAGAAGATTTGCAAGGAAGGGAAAAGTTAGCTGAACCGTTAAAAGTCGATTTCGAAGCCTTTAAAAAATATCTAATCAACCATAATTAA
- a CDS encoding homoserine kinase has protein sequence MLSEVRVFAPATVANMICGFDILGFAVEAPGDEVVMRRTAQPGVTIRKITGDDGRLPLDPGKNTVSACVQYLLQALNISSKVGVEIELHKHMPIGSGLGSSAASTVAGLFAINTMLGNPLTKEELLPFCVEGERLACGTGHADNVAPALYGGITLIRGNEPLDVISIPSPKELVAAVVFPQVDVPTRDARQLIKDKVLLKDAVTQWGNIAGLVAALFKEDYDLIARSMKDVLIEPTRAILIPQFYEMKEIALKHGALSFGISGSGPSVVAITRDEKIAEDIADKIQTHLKENEIDSFGYVSRVNVEGPRVLDQKLFTA, from the coding sequence ATGCTGTCCGAAGTTCGTGTCTTTGCACCTGCAACTGTCGCCAATATGATCTGTGGTTTTGACATACTGGGCTTTGCGGTTGAGGCGCCAGGCGACGAGGTAGTTATGCGACGCACAGCACAACCCGGTGTAACTATTCGTAAAATTACAGGCGACGATGGAAGATTGCCGCTCGATCCAGGTAAAAATACCGTTTCTGCCTGTGTTCAGTATTTATTACAGGCGCTGAATATTTCTTCAAAGGTCGGTGTGGAAATTGAATTACATAAACATATGCCTATCGGATCGGGATTAGGTTCTAGCGCAGCCAGCACCGTGGCAGGGCTTTTTGCCATCAATACTATGCTGGGTAACCCCTTGACAAAAGAGGAATTATTGCCATTCTGTGTCGAAGGCGAGCGCTTGGCCTGTGGTACGGGGCATGCTGATAATGTGGCCCCGGCACTCTATGGAGGCATAACGTTAATTCGGGGAAATGAGCCTTTGGATGTGATATCTATACCTTCTCCTAAAGAACTCGTCGCTGCAGTCGTTTTTCCACAGGTCGATGTTCCCACACGCGATGCTAGGCAACTTATTAAGGATAAAGTACTGTTAAAAGACGCCGTCACCCAGTGGGGTAATATCGCGGGATTAGTAGCTGCTTTGTTCAAAGAAGATTATGATCTTATTGCACGAAGCATGAAAGATGTTCTTATCGAACCGACCCGAGCTATTTTAATTCCCCAATTTTATGAAATGAAAGAGATTGCTCTAAAACACGGTGCCTTAAGTTTTGGTATTTCTGGCTCTGGACCATCAGTTGTGGCAATAACGCGAGACGAGAAAATAGCAGAGGATATCGCAGACAAAATTCAGACTCATCTCAAAGAAAACGAAATTGATAGTTTTGGATATGTTTCTCGTGTTAATGTAGAAGGTCCCCGAGTATTAGATCAGAAGTTATTTACAGCATAG